One Mangifera indica cultivar Alphonso chromosome 4, CATAS_Mindica_2.1, whole genome shotgun sequence genomic region harbors:
- the LOC123213275 gene encoding galactinol synthase 1-like, with translation MAPEVPVDVFSGSGKISTLNKGYSKRAYVTFLAGNGDYVKGVVGLAKGLRKVKSAYPLVVAILPDVPDEHRQILRSQGCIVQEIEPIYPPENQIQFAMAYYVINYSKLRIWNFEEYSKMIYLDADIQVFENIDNLFDTADGYFYAVMDCFCEKTWSNSPQYSIGYCQQCPDKVKWPAEMGSPPSLYFNAGMFVFEPSRLTYESLFETLQIIPPTPFAEQDFLNMFFQKIYKPIPLAYNLVLAMIWRHPENVELEKVKVVHYCAAGSKPWRYTGKEVNMDREDIKMLVEKWWDIYNDESLDFKAEDHAPEEETFSRTSIMSTMPKSAISYIPAPSAA, from the exons ATGGCCCCAGAAGTTCCTGTAGATGTCTTCTCGGGCAGTGGCAAGATTTCTACGTTGAACAAGGGCTATTCAAAAAGAGCCTACGTGACATTTTTAGCCGGCAATGGCGATTATGTTAAAGGAGTGGTTGGGTTGGCTAAGGGTTTGCGCAAGGTGAAAAGTGCATACCCTCTAGTTGTTGCAATTTTGCCCGATGTCCCCGATGAGCACCGTCAGATCCTAAGGTCTCAGGGCTGCATCGTTCAAGAAATCGAGCCTATTTACCCCCCAGAAAATCAGATTCAATTTGCCATGGCCTACTATGTCATCAACTATTCCAAGCTCCGCATATGGAAT TTCGAGGAGTACAGCAAGATGATATACTTGGATGCTGATATTCAAGTGTTCGAGAATATTGACAATCTTTTCGACACGGCAGACGGGTATTTCTACGCTGTAATGGACTGCTTCTGTGAGAAGACATGGAGCAACTCACCCCAATACTCCATTGGCTACTGCCAGCAGTGCCCAGATAAAGTTAAATGGCCTGCCGAGATGGGATCTCCTCCTTCTCTGTACTTCAATGCTGGAATGTTTGTGTTCGAGCCTAGCCGTTTAACCTATGAAAGTCTTTTTGAGACTCTCCAAATCATTCCACCAACACCATTTGCTGAGCAA GATTTCTTGAACATGTTCTTCCAAAAGATTTACAAACCAATTCCCTTGGCCTACAACTTGGTTCTCGCGATGATTTGGCGCCACCCAGAGAATGTGGAGCTTGAGAAAGTAAAGGTGGTGCATTATTGCGCTGCT GGTTCAAAGCCCTGGAGGTACACTGGAAAGGAAGTTAATATGGACAGAGAAGACATAAAGATGTTAGTGGAAAAATGGTGGGATATTTATAACGATGAGTCCCTTGATTTCAAGGCAGAAGATCATGCTCCAGAAGAAGAGACATTTTCGAGAACATCCATCATGTCTACTATGCCAAAA